The following coding sequences are from one Phycisphaeraceae bacterium window:
- a CDS encoding DUF58 domain-containing protein, with protein MALTTELLPADLMARLDRLDVRSRKLLRGLLPGERRSKRRGQSVEFADYRPYVMGDDLRFIDWNLYARLDRLFLRVFLEEEDLSVSVVIDRSASMRYGDPSKLVFAARAAAALGYITLTHQNRLSVFSIGGEGGMERVSGLRGHRSLPRLIEFLEPLAEERPERLSEPVTSDLAGAMRLLAATHRTPGVLVVISDFLEKGDVADTLRYIAHPRWDTLAIQVLSPEELDPTAHGIAGDLRLRDAEDGAMAEVSITPGLLRRYQERLAGFRESVRSACLARDVAYLFAGSSEPVDRVLLDPLRRQGMLG; from the coding sequence TTGGCGCTGACGACCGAACTACTCCCTGCAGATTTAATGGCTCGGCTTGACCGGCTGGATGTGCGGTCGCGCAAGTTGTTGCGCGGGTTGCTGCCGGGCGAGCGGCGGTCGAAGCGGCGCGGTCAGTCGGTGGAGTTCGCGGACTATCGGCCTTATGTGATGGGCGATGATCTGCGGTTTATCGACTGGAACCTCTACGCGCGCCTGGATCGGTTGTTCCTGAGGGTGTTTCTGGAGGAGGAGGACCTGTCGGTGTCGGTGGTGATCGATCGGTCGGCGTCGATGCGGTACGGCGACCCGAGCAAGTTGGTGTTTGCGGCGCGGGCGGCGGCGGCGCTGGGGTATATCACGTTGACTCATCAGAATCGGCTATCGGTCTTCTCGATCGGAGGCGAAGGGGGGATGGAGCGGGTCAGTGGGCTGCGGGGTCATCGATCGTTGCCGAGACTTATTGAGTTTCTGGAGCCGTTGGCGGAGGAGCGGCCGGAGCGTTTGTCGGAGCCTGTGACGAGTGATCTGGCGGGGGCGATGCGGTTGTTGGCGGCGACCCATCGGACGCCTGGGGTGCTGGTGGTGATCTCTGATTTTCTGGAGAAGGGTGATGTGGCGGACACGCTGAGGTACATCGCGCACCCGCGGTGGGACACGTTGGCGATCCAGGTACTGAGTCCCGAGGAGCTTGATCCGACGGCGCACGGGATTGCGGGTGACCTGCGGCTGCGGGATGCCGAGGATGGTGCGATGGCGGAGGTGTCGATCACGCCTGGGTTGCTCAGGCGGTATCAGGAGCGGCTCGCAGGGTTTCGTGAGTCGGTGCGCTCTGCGTGCCTGGCTCGTGATGTGGCTTATCTCTTTGCGGGGTCGAGCGAGCCGGTTGATCGGGTTTTGCTTGATCCGCTGCGACGGCAGGGGATGCTCGGATGA
- a CDS encoding transcriptional repressor codes for MARIKMSSCGMRCTHQRAVVYSTLASSSEHPTAEEIYRLVLADHPDLNVSMATVYNTLEALCSFGLARKYPGLGRNGSARYDADCWCHPHLRDHDTGRIVDLPEELGRELLQSLPKEMIKKIEARTGFTIERICLELIGTYESKADANGQTQATSNGHTRVRQA; via the coding sequence ATGGCCCGGATCAAGATGTCCTCCTGCGGGATGCGCTGCACCCATCAGCGAGCCGTCGTCTACTCAACCCTCGCCTCCAGCTCTGAGCACCCCACCGCCGAAGAAATCTACCGCCTCGTCCTCGCCGACCACCCCGACCTCAACGTCAGCATGGCGACCGTCTACAACACCCTCGAAGCCCTCTGCTCCTTCGGTCTCGCCCGAAAATACCCCGGCCTCGGCCGCAACGGCTCGGCCCGCTACGACGCCGACTGCTGGTGCCACCCCCACCTCCGCGATCACGACACAGGACGAATCGTCGATCTCCCCGAAGAACTCGGCCGCGAACTCCTGCAATCGCTCCCCAAGGAAATGATCAAAAAAATCGAAGCCCGCACCGGCTTCACCATCGAACGCATCTGCCTCGAACTCATCGGCACCTACGAATCCAAAGCCGACGCCAACGGACAAACCCAGGCGACCTCCAACGGTCACACCCGCGTCCGCCAGGCGTAA
- a CDS encoding VWA domain-containing protein, with translation MLLLLAVPVIWLGVLGMTGFDRVRRGVAIGLRVIVLLLLVGALSGARSVWGQDTLTVVAVIDQSDSVRTFATPPMPASSGELARGYEGWVVDSLSRLSNDRRADDRLAVVTFDRQPTVRRIPMAVSAVRDDVFTVTEPGSDLAAAVRSAIALFPPDSGRRIVLVSDGHHTEDAGSDVVSSGAAVLAAAREARGLGIPIDVVPVRYEVRDEVRVDALITPAEARRGQTIPVRVVLRATRPAAGQIVLRQAGETLDLNGAQEGIGLPVTAGQWTAEVADDQRGEGGARYVLVRQVDVPLEDAGAARFEAIFEPGVRGDTVVANNRAEAVTLVQGQGRILVVDYVGAPSGLVLPETLAEHGIETEVVDPRGMPTRLDAFQRYDAVILQDVPADQVSVAQQRTLARYVHDTGGGLIVVGGPNSFGAGGWTHSILDRSIYPVQCEIPSQTILPTGALVIVIDRSGSMSSPVGQSGYTQQELANEAAVLALSTLYPQDMVGVVAFDSVATAVVPLQLNRDPSVVSNRVRAIQPNGGTNIYTGLEMAHRQLAPLTVQDTSIKHVILLTDGQSTPPMGGSYRGLVEEMERAGITLSTIGVGDGHDADLLGTLARAGGGTYYPVTDANRLPEIFIKEATTIRRNLVKEELFTPGIAMASSPVIRGISVFPPLRGLVLTGPREDPRVVNTLVGSEGEPLLAHWQVGLGRSAAFTSDAHNRWAVSWLGWSGYADFWSRLVRLIARPSASRELELTTRREGDRLIVRLDAAGAGPSGTFANFMEAYGAVIGPDQEPQALELRQIGPGLYEGEAVAQQQGSYIVSLRVDDPSGDSRLVVGGATRPVGAELSSFTSNDNLLRQVAEITGGRWIEPERVEEPVLFARDRAFSVEWSRPLWPWLLLAALPLLLLDVACRRIAWDGEALVASAGQMWSRVGRERRGRSRETLESLKRVRQSKAGRSDAAAREVATRVDGTKAQEVVANEPEGQPAGGQQAESAEAKQETKRPVRPVALEDQAAETPKSTTGRLLAARKRQHRDDQ, from the coding sequence ATGTTGTTGCTGCTCGCCGTGCCGGTGATCTGGTTGGGTGTGCTGGGGATGACGGGGTTTGATCGTGTTCGTCGTGGGGTGGCGATCGGGTTGCGGGTGATCGTATTGCTGTTGCTGGTGGGGGCCTTATCGGGGGCGCGGTCGGTGTGGGGCCAGGACACGCTGACGGTGGTGGCAGTGATCGATCAATCGGATTCGGTGCGGACGTTTGCGACGCCCCCCATGCCTGCGAGTTCTGGCGAGCTGGCACGAGGCTACGAGGGGTGGGTGGTGGATTCGTTGTCGCGGTTGTCGAATGATCGTCGGGCGGATGATCGTCTGGCGGTGGTGACGTTTGATCGACAGCCAACGGTGCGGCGGATTCCGATGGCGGTGTCGGCGGTGCGTGATGATGTGTTCACGGTGACGGAACCGGGCAGTGATCTGGCGGCAGCGGTACGGTCGGCGATTGCGTTGTTCCCGCCTGACAGCGGGCGGCGGATTGTGCTGGTGAGTGACGGTCATCACACGGAGGATGCGGGGTCGGATGTCGTGAGCAGCGGGGCGGCGGTGCTGGCGGCGGCGCGTGAGGCGCGCGGGCTGGGGATCCCGATTGATGTGGTGCCGGTGCGGTACGAGGTTCGTGATGAGGTTCGTGTGGATGCGCTCATTACGCCTGCGGAAGCGCGGCGAGGTCAGACGATCCCCGTGCGCGTGGTGCTGCGGGCGACGCGGCCGGCGGCGGGTCAGATCGTGCTGCGGCAGGCGGGCGAGACCCTGGACCTCAATGGGGCGCAAGAGGGCATCGGCTTGCCGGTGACGGCGGGGCAGTGGACGGCGGAGGTCGCTGACGATCAGCGGGGTGAGGGCGGAGCGCGGTATGTGCTGGTCCGGCAGGTGGATGTCCCGTTGGAGGATGCGGGGGCGGCGCGGTTCGAGGCGATCTTTGAGCCGGGTGTTCGCGGTGACACGGTGGTGGCGAACAATCGGGCGGAGGCGGTCACGCTGGTGCAGGGTCAGGGGCGGATTCTGGTGGTGGATTATGTGGGGGCCCCGTCGGGTTTGGTGCTGCCGGAGACGCTGGCGGAGCACGGGATCGAGACCGAGGTGGTTGATCCGAGGGGGATGCCGACGCGGCTGGATGCATTTCAGCGTTACGACGCGGTGATTCTTCAGGATGTGCCGGCGGATCAGGTGAGTGTGGCGCAGCAGAGAACGCTGGCGCGGTATGTGCACGACACCGGTGGCGGGTTGATCGTGGTGGGCGGGCCCAACAGCTTTGGTGCGGGCGGGTGGACGCACTCGATCCTGGATCGGTCGATTTATCCGGTGCAGTGCGAGATCCCCTCGCAGACGATTCTGCCAACGGGGGCGTTGGTGATCGTGATCGATCGGTCGGGGTCGATGTCGAGTCCGGTGGGTCAGTCGGGGTACACGCAGCAGGAGCTGGCGAATGAGGCGGCGGTGCTGGCGCTGTCGACGCTTTACCCACAGGACATGGTGGGGGTGGTGGCGTTTGACTCGGTGGCGACGGCAGTGGTCCCGCTGCAGTTGAATCGAGATCCGAGTGTGGTGTCGAATCGCGTGCGGGCGATTCAGCCGAATGGTGGGACAAATATCTACACGGGGCTGGAGATGGCGCATCGTCAGCTTGCCCCGCTGACGGTGCAGGACACGTCGATCAAGCACGTGATTTTGTTGACCGATGGTCAATCGACGCCGCCCATGGGCGGGAGTTATCGCGGGCTGGTTGAGGAGATGGAGCGGGCGGGGATCACGCTCTCGACGATCGGCGTGGGGGATGGTCACGATGCGGACTTGCTGGGGACCTTGGCGCGAGCTGGTGGCGGGACCTATTACCCGGTGACGGATGCGAATCGGCTGCCGGAGATCTTCATCAAGGAAGCGACGACGATCCGCCGGAACCTGGTGAAGGAGGAGTTGTTTACGCCAGGGATCGCGATGGCGTCGTCGCCGGTGATCCGGGGTATCTCGGTATTCCCGCCGCTGCGGGGGTTGGTGCTCACGGGCCCGAGGGAGGACCCGCGGGTGGTGAATACGCTGGTCGGTAGTGAGGGCGAGCCGCTGCTGGCGCACTGGCAGGTAGGCTTGGGTCGGTCGGCGGCGTTTACGTCGGATGCGCACAATCGTTGGGCGGTGAGCTGGTTGGGCTGGTCGGGGTATGCGGATTTCTGGTCGCGGCTGGTTCGGCTGATCGCAAGGCCATCGGCGTCGCGGGAGTTGGAGTTGACGACTCGGCGTGAGGGCGATCGGTTGATTGTGCGCCTCGACGCTGCGGGGGCGGGGCCAAGTGGGACGTTTGCGAACTTCATGGAGGCTTACGGGGCGGTGATCGGGCCGGATCAGGAGCCGCAGGCCTTGGAGCTTCGGCAGATCGGCCCTGGGTTGTACGAGGGTGAGGCGGTCGCGCAGCAGCAGGGCAGCTACATCGTTTCGCTGCGGGTGGATGATCCATCGGGTGATTCGCGGCTGGTGGTGGGCGGGGCGACGCGGCCGGTGGGTGCGGAGTTGTCGAGTTTTACGTCGAATGACAACTTGCTCCGGCAGGTGGCGGAGATCACGGGTGGTCGCTGGATCGAGCCCGAAAGGGTGGAGGAGCCGGTGCTGTTTGCGCGGGATCGGGCTTTCTCGGTCGAGTGGTCGAGGCCGCTGTGGCCGTGGTTGTTGCTGGCGGCGTTGCCGTTGCTTTTGCTGGATGTGGCGTGTCGGCGGATTGCTTGGGATGGCGAGGCGTTGGTGGCGTCGGCGGGTCAGATGTGGTCACGGGTCGGTCGAGAGCGTCGGGGGCGGAGTCGGGAGACGCTGGAGAGCCTAAAGCGGGTGCGGCAGTCGAAGGCCGGGCGTTCGGATGCGGCGGCGCGAGAGGTGGCCACGCGGGTTGATGGGACGAAGGCACAAGAAGTGGTTGCGAATGAGCCTGAAGGCCAGCCTGCCGGTGGTCAGCAGGCGGAATCAGCAGAAGCCAAGCAAGAGACGAAGAGGCCGGTTCGACCGGTGGCTTTGGAGGACCAGGCGGCGGAGACGCCGAAGTCAACGACCGGGCGGTTGCTCGCGGCGCGCAAGCGTCAGCATCGGGATGATCAGTAG
- a CDS encoding nucleoside deaminase — protein sequence MHQQAATWLNHAIDQAMKSRDEGGIPIGSVLVDTKGDIVAAGHNLRVQTGDPTAHAEVACIRSAGRRRDWNTLTLVSTLSPCIMCSGTAILFRIPRVVIGENTTFVGAEELMRWKGVELITLHDDRCIDLMRTFIDTQPDLWNEDIGD from the coding sequence ATGCATCAGCAAGCCGCCACCTGGCTCAACCACGCCATCGACCAGGCCATGAAAAGCCGCGACGAAGGCGGGATCCCCATCGGATCGGTCCTCGTCGATACCAAAGGCGACATCGTCGCCGCGGGACACAACCTCCGCGTCCAGACCGGCGACCCCACCGCCCACGCCGAAGTCGCCTGCATCCGTAGCGCCGGGAGACGACGCGACTGGAACACCCTCACCCTCGTCTCCACCCTCAGCCCCTGCATCATGTGCTCAGGCACCGCGATCCTGTTCCGGATCCCCCGGGTCGTCATCGGCGAAAACACCACCTTCGTCGGTGCCGAAGAACTCATGCGCTGGAAAGGCGTCGAACTGATCACCCTCCACGATGACCGCTGCATCGACCTGATGCGCACCTTCATCGACACTCAACCCGACCTCTGGAACGAGGACATCGGCGACTGA
- a CDS encoding vWA domain-containing protein encodes MTLLAPLLAGIVAAVAIPSLLVLYFLKLRRQRRDIASTLLWQKAIEDLQVNAPFQRLRNSWLLWVQLLLLLVLLMALARPVLDASAIETGRAVILVDHSASMSARDAGAQVRLDRARTIAKELVDRLDVEDQSGRAMVLQYAARPAVLQTMTGQKSLLKEAVDRIEPTDEPTSLLPALRLVQPLAEQAAAAGTTMTIYIVSDGGSDQAEAVNQIDLKGARVVFVPVDPDGAQPLGNVAITAFSARRDPERPQRVALFAEIVNFSDHERRATVRFRVGDEVRRAQPVVLAAVVGDRPGREAVSLSLELPELAMVSVEHDARDALSADDRARLVLTAARNTSVLLVTEGNALMRHAIEAAGVERLTVGGLDLLETPAALEADVWVFDGLVPGGVPRRPSVFFGVVPGVTGLDLVEPEAAEPSSTRVLDWRRGHPLLRHVSLDDVVLRNAGRLVLPQGASVLATSPSGPLMAELRVAGQRHVLVGFDPLRSSWPQSIGFPVFFDNALRYLALGAEGTGELATRTGQAWTVPVSRVQGGEVVYDGPQALRAVVEGGGLVLPPAQRVGLYRTEAEVDPAYRLLAVNLLDPAESDLSLPAGDAEAGGEARQTAEITVPMEVWPWLLSAGLGLLMLEWVLYAWRTRV; translated from the coding sequence ATGACGTTGCTGGCTCCTCTGCTCGCGGGGATCGTGGCGGCGGTGGCGATCCCGTCGCTGCTGGTGTTGTATTTTCTGAAGCTGAGGCGGCAGCGGAGGGATATTGCATCGACGCTGCTGTGGCAGAAGGCGATCGAGGACCTGCAGGTCAACGCGCCGTTTCAGAGGCTGCGGAACTCCTGGCTGCTGTGGGTTCAGTTGCTGTTGTTGTTGGTGTTGCTTATGGCGCTGGCGCGGCCGGTGCTGGATGCTTCGGCGATCGAGACCGGCAGGGCGGTGATTCTGGTGGATCACTCGGCGTCGATGAGTGCACGGGACGCGGGGGCACAGGTCCGGCTGGACCGGGCGCGGACGATCGCGAAGGAGTTGGTTGACCGGCTTGATGTGGAGGATCAGTCGGGGCGAGCGATGGTCTTGCAGTATGCGGCGCGGCCTGCGGTGTTGCAGACGATGACGGGGCAGAAGTCGCTTCTCAAGGAGGCGGTGGATCGGATCGAGCCGACGGATGAGCCGACCTCGTTGCTGCCGGCGCTGCGTTTGGTGCAGCCGTTGGCGGAGCAGGCTGCGGCGGCGGGGACCACGATGACGATCTACATCGTGAGTGATGGTGGGTCGGATCAGGCTGAGGCGGTGAATCAGATCGATCTGAAGGGGGCGCGGGTGGTCTTTGTTCCGGTGGACCCAGACGGCGCGCAGCCGCTGGGGAACGTGGCGATCACAGCGTTTTCGGCGCGGCGGGACCCGGAGCGCCCGCAGCGGGTGGCGTTGTTTGCCGAGATCGTGAACTTCAGCGATCACGAGAGGCGGGCAACGGTGCGGTTTCGGGTGGGTGATGAGGTGCGGCGGGCTCAGCCGGTGGTGCTGGCTGCGGTGGTGGGGGATCGGCCGGGCCGTGAGGCGGTGAGTCTGAGTCTGGAGTTGCCTGAGTTGGCGATGGTAAGTGTTGAGCACGATGCGCGCGACGCGTTGTCTGCGGATGATCGGGCGCGGCTGGTGCTGACGGCGGCGAGGAACACGTCGGTGCTGCTGGTCACCGAGGGTAATGCGCTGATGCGTCATGCGATCGAGGCGGCGGGGGTTGAGCGGCTGACGGTCGGTGGTCTCGATTTATTGGAAACGCCTGCGGCGCTGGAGGCGGATGTCTGGGTCTTTGACGGGCTGGTACCGGGAGGTGTTCCGAGGCGGCCGAGTGTGTTCTTTGGGGTGGTGCCTGGGGTGACGGGGTTGGACCTGGTGGAACCTGAGGCCGCGGAGCCGTCATCGACGCGGGTGCTCGACTGGCGGCGCGGTCATCCACTGCTGCGGCATGTGAGTCTGGATGATGTCGTGCTGCGGAACGCCGGGCGGCTGGTGTTGCCGCAGGGTGCATCGGTGCTGGCGACCTCGCCTTCGGGTCCGCTGATGGCGGAGCTGCGTGTAGCGGGTCAGAGGCATGTGTTGGTGGGTTTTGATCCGTTGCGGTCGAGCTGGCCTCAGTCGATTGGGTTCCCGGTCTTTTTTGATAATGCGCTGCGGTATCTCGCGTTGGGTGCGGAGGGGACGGGGGAGTTGGCGACGCGGACAGGGCAGGCGTGGACGGTGCCGGTCTCTCGGGTGCAGGGGGGTGAGGTGGTGTACGACGGCCCGCAGGCGTTAAGAGCCGTGGTTGAGGGGGGCGGCTTGGTGCTCCCACCTGCGCAGCGCGTGGGGCTGTATCGAACGGAGGCGGAGGTTGATCCGGCTTATCGCTTGCTGGCGGTGAACCTGCTTGACCCGGCGGAGAGTGATCTGAGCTTGCCCGCAGGCGATGCAGAGGCTGGGGGAGAGGCGAGGCAGACGGCGGAGATCACGGTGCCGATGGAGGTGTGGCCGTGGCTGTTGTCGGCGGGGCTTGGGTTGTTGATGCTGGAGTGGGTGCTTTACGCCTGGCGGACGCGGGTGTGA
- the kdsA gene encoding 3-deoxy-8-phosphooctulonate synthase, whose product MSGVLRLPGVEVGPGCPLAIISGPCMAESLQLCQDVGGAVAERCRALGLGYIFKASFDKANRSSIHTPRGPGLEKGLEILAAVKAALNVPATTDIHEVSQVAPAGRVVDLLQIPAFLCRQTDLLVAAAGTGRAVNAKKGQFMSPGEMANVVTKLRESGAGEDQILLTERGTFFGYHRLVNDFAGFADMMELGPPVCFDATHSTQQPGGQGQASGGRPERAGTLAKAAVAAGAHAVFVETHPNPKQALSDGSSMLVLEDALRLLDDLARLHAAVSGS is encoded by the coding sequence ATGAGTGGCGTGCTGAGGCTTCCCGGCGTTGAGGTGGGCCCGGGGTGCCCGCTGGCGATCATCTCGGGGCCGTGCATGGCGGAGAGTCTGCAGCTCTGTCAGGACGTGGGTGGGGCGGTGGCGGAGCGCTGCCGAGCGCTGGGGCTGGGTTACATTTTTAAGGCGTCGTTTGATAAGGCGAATCGGTCGTCGATTCACACACCAAGGGGGCCGGGGCTGGAGAAGGGGCTTGAGATTCTGGCTGCGGTTAAGGCGGCGCTTAATGTTCCTGCGACGACGGATATTCACGAGGTCAGTCAGGTGGCCCCGGCAGGCCGGGTGGTGGACCTGCTGCAGATCCCGGCGTTTTTGTGTCGTCAGACGGACCTGCTGGTTGCCGCTGCGGGGACCGGGCGTGCGGTGAATGCGAAGAAGGGCCAGTTCATGTCGCCTGGGGAGATGGCGAACGTGGTCACTAAACTGCGGGAGTCCGGCGCGGGCGAGGACCAGATTCTGTTGACCGAGCGGGGGACGTTTTTTGGTTACCACCGCTTGGTGAATGATTTTGCCGGGTTCGCGGACATGATGGAGCTGGGCCCGCCTGTGTGTTTTGATGCGACGCACTCGACGCAGCAGCCGGGCGGTCAGGGGCAGGCGTCGGGGGGGCGACCGGAGCGAGCCGGGACGCTGGCGAAGGCGGCGGTGGCGGCGGGGGCTCATGCGGTATTTGTGGAAACGCACCCGAATCCCAAGCAGGCGTTGTCCGATGGGTCGTCGATGCTGGTTCTTGAGGATGCGCTGAGGCTGCTGGATGATCTGGCCCGGCTGCATGCGGCGGTTTCGGGTTCGTAG
- a CDS encoding MoxR family ATPase, whose product MSERDPKAAESTIEQAQKFREDYQRVREQVTRVIVGQSEVIDGVLTALFVGGHVLLEGVPGLGKTLLVRTLAQALSLSFSRIQFTPDLMPADITGTTIVVEGRDEQGQTVRDFSFRKGPIFAQIVLADEINRATPKTQSAMLEAMQERSVTISGGAGGTYALDKPFLVMATQNPIEQEGTYPLPEAQLDRFLFKLEVGFVSRGELHEILERTTGAVEATVQPVLDAATIMAHQKLVRSVIVAPSVRDYAVRAVLATHPDSEYATKMVRQFVRFGASPRAAQALILAGKARALLEGRAHVAVEDLRLMLAEALRHRVLMNFEGTAEGITADLVVQDLTQSLSAEAAGVPGVV is encoded by the coding sequence ATGAGTGAGCGTGATCCGAAGGCGGCAGAATCGACGATCGAGCAGGCGCAGAAGTTCCGAGAGGACTACCAGCGGGTTCGGGAGCAGGTCACGCGGGTGATCGTCGGGCAGAGCGAAGTGATTGATGGCGTGCTGACGGCGCTGTTTGTCGGCGGGCACGTTCTGCTGGAGGGTGTTCCGGGGTTGGGCAAGACGCTGCTGGTGCGGACGCTGGCGCAGGCCCTTTCGCTGAGTTTTTCGAGGATTCAGTTCACGCCTGACCTGATGCCAGCGGACATCACGGGGACGACGATCGTGGTGGAGGGTCGGGATGAGCAGGGTCAGACGGTGCGAGATTTCAGTTTTCGCAAGGGTCCGATCTTTGCTCAGATCGTGCTGGCGGACGAGATCAACCGGGCTACGCCTAAGACGCAGTCGGCGATGCTCGAAGCGATGCAGGAGCGATCGGTGACGATCTCGGGCGGGGCGGGCGGGACGTATGCGTTGGACAAGCCGTTTTTGGTGATGGCGACGCAGAACCCGATCGAGCAGGAGGGGACGTACCCGCTGCCGGAGGCGCAGCTGGATCGTTTTCTGTTCAAGCTCGAGGTCGGGTTTGTGAGTCGCGGGGAGTTGCACGAGATTCTGGAGCGGACGACGGGTGCGGTTGAGGCGACGGTGCAGCCGGTGCTGGATGCGGCGACGATCATGGCCCATCAGAAGCTGGTGCGGTCGGTGATCGTCGCCCCGAGCGTGCGTGATTACGCGGTCCGCGCGGTGCTGGCAACGCACCCGGACAGTGAGTATGCGACGAAGATGGTGCGGCAGTTTGTGCGGTTTGGCGCCTCGCCTCGCGCCGCGCAGGCACTGATCCTCGCGGGCAAGGCCAGGGCGCTCCTGGAAGGGCGGGCGCACGTGGCGGTCGAGGACCTTCGGTTGATGCTGGCTGAGGCGCTTCGACACCGGGTGTTGATGAACTTCGAGGGGACAGCAGAGGGGATCACAGCGGACCTGGTGGTTCAGGACCTGACGCAATCACTTTCTGCGGAGGCCGCCGGCGTGCCCGGCGTGGTGTGA
- a CDS encoding alpha/beta fold hydrolase translates to MIGLLILLATGLLVLWVGTTLYVFWRLRHPPRWRRAMAIAQGIPVELGDYGLHGDGVVFRFARGTETPGWIIKGGRPDRPAVVITHGFGDSRFGSMMFSMVYAPHASAVVVYDLAAHGDSTDHKLGFALRETDDLAEIIAQLPEAIKGRGLVLAGYSMGGTVSVRASLLPSVRGWVRGLVLDGPYRLWWQPMYGMLQVMGYPANSIVFLARVLRPLLCPGVTEIENARDVARLDVPVLVMHGDDDGVCPVEAGRELAEAAKCGRLEVFEGGGHLDLAVVNPERYHAVLESFFTTFDEESAVAVRVAD, encoded by the coding sequence ATGATTGGCCTTTTGATCCTGCTGGCCACCGGCCTGCTGGTGTTATGGGTGGGTACGACGTTGTACGTGTTCTGGCGCCTGCGGCATCCGCCCCGGTGGCGGAGGGCGATGGCGATCGCGCAGGGTATACCTGTGGAGCTCGGGGATTACGGGTTGCACGGCGACGGGGTGGTGTTCCGGTTTGCGCGAGGCACCGAGACGCCGGGCTGGATTATCAAGGGTGGTCGTCCCGATCGTCCGGCGGTGGTGATCACGCACGGTTTTGGGGACAGCCGGTTCGGTTCGATGATGTTTTCCATGGTGTATGCGCCCCACGCCTCGGCGGTGGTGGTCTACGACCTGGCGGCGCACGGCGACTCGACGGATCACAAGCTGGGTTTCGCCTTGCGGGAAACGGATGACCTGGCGGAGATCATCGCTCAGCTGCCGGAGGCGATCAAGGGACGTGGATTGGTGCTCGCCGGATACTCGATGGGTGGGACGGTGAGTGTGCGGGCGTCGCTGCTGCCATCGGTCCGTGGTTGGGTGCGGGGGCTGGTTTTGGATGGTCCTTATCGTCTGTGGTGGCAGCCGATGTACGGGATGCTGCAGGTGATGGGGTATCCGGCGAACTCGATTGTTTTTTTGGCGCGGGTGCTCCGGCCGCTGCTGTGTCCGGGTGTCACGGAGATCGAGAATGCCCGGGATGTGGCTCGGCTTGATGTCCCGGTGCTGGTGATGCACGGCGATGACGACGGGGTTTGCCCGGTGGAGGCCGGTCGAGAGTTGGCGGAGGCGGCGAAGTGCGGGCGGCTGGAGGTGTTTGAGGGCGGGGGGCATCTGGACTTGGCCGTAGTGAACCCCGAGCGATACCATGCGGTGCTCGAATCGTTTTTTACGACCTTTGATGAGGAGTCTGCCGTTGCAGTTCGCGTCGCTGATTGA
- the deoC gene encoding deoxyribose-phosphate aldolase yields the protein MQFASLIDHTNLNPEAEPAAIERLVNETIEHGFASACVSGRYVARVAERLSGKTPMTCAVANFPSGLCKVSVAAIEATVAAKDGADEIDIVAYIPHLMKADAESARVELAEVIGAARAVRGSVVVKVIVESAYLMKDTDEATAEKRIEAACTACREAGADFIKTSTGKHPAGGASVEALRLMRKHGGQLKIKAAGGVRTYEDAVRMIEAGADRIGASASVAILGQAEAAGSV from the coding sequence TTGCAGTTCGCGTCGCTGATTGATCACACGAACCTGAACCCTGAGGCGGAGCCCGCGGCGATCGAGCGGCTGGTGAACGAGACGATCGAGCACGGGTTCGCTTCGGCGTGCGTCTCAGGGCGTTATGTGGCCCGGGTGGCCGAGCGGCTGTCGGGAAAGACGCCGATGACCTGCGCGGTGGCCAACTTCCCGAGCGGGTTGTGCAAGGTCAGTGTGGCAGCGATCGAGGCGACGGTGGCCGCGAAGGATGGGGCGGATGAGATCGATATCGTGGCGTACATCCCGCACCTGATGAAGGCCGACGCCGAGTCGGCCCGGGTGGAGTTGGCCGAGGTGATCGGCGCAGCCCGGGCGGTGCGGGGGTCGGTCGTGGTGAAGGTGATCGTCGAGTCGGCGTATCTGATGAAGGATACCGATGAGGCGACGGCGGAGAAGCGGATCGAGGCGGCGTGCACCGCGTGTCGAGAGGCGGGGGCGGACTTCATCAAGACCTCGACGGGCAAGCACCCTGCGGGCGGCGCGAGTGTGGAGGCGCTCCGGCTGATGCGGAAGCACGGCGGCCAGCTCAAGATCAAGGCCGCTGGCGGGGTCCGGACGTATGAGGACGCGGTTCGGATGATTGAAGCGGGGGCCGACCGGATCGGGGCCTCGGCTTCGGTGGCGATTCTGGGGCAGGCCGAAGCGGCGGGTTCGGTATGA